One genomic segment of Acidobacteriota bacterium includes these proteins:
- a CDS encoding GTP cyclohydrolase I, translating to MDLKKMEEGIRMFLDGIGGGFEADDRERTPERVARAWRDDLVSGYDLDPGEELTWTPCAADEGLVLVRDVRFASICVHHLLPFFGTADVAYLPGRRLAGLSKIGRVLDAHSRRLQTQEHLTRGVVDTLVEVLEPRGVLVVLHAEHTCMSLRGVRKEGSRMTTMRGAGLLAEGARRDEALALIAGHRG from the coding sequence ATGGACCTGAAGAAGATGGAAGAGGGGATCCGCATGTTCCTCGACGGTATCGGCGGCGGCTTCGAGGCGGACGATCGCGAGCGGACACCCGAGCGAGTCGCACGGGCCTGGCGCGACGACCTGGTCTCCGGCTACGACCTCGATCCGGGCGAGGAGCTCACGTGGACTCCATGCGCCGCTGACGAGGGGTTGGTCCTTGTGCGTGACGTGCGCTTCGCGTCGATCTGTGTCCATCATCTGCTGCCGTTCTTCGGCACGGCGGATGTGGCCTACCTGCCCGGTCGGCGTCTTGCCGGACTGAGCAAGATCGGCCGCGTTCTCGACGCTCACTCCCGTCGCCTGCAGACCCAGGAACATCTCACGCGTGGCGTCGTCGACACGCTTGTCGAGGTGCTGGAGCCGCGAGGCGTCCTGGTCGTGTTGCACGCGGAGCATACCTGCATGTCGTTGCGTGGCGTGCGGAAGGAAGGTAGCCGGATGACCACGATGCGGGGCGCCGGTCTGTTGGCCGAGGGCGCCCGTCGTGACGAAGCGCTCGCACTGATCGCGGGGCATCGCGGGTGA
- the queD gene encoding 6-carboxytetrahydropterin synthase QueD, which translates to MKVRRRFPFEAAHKLPNHPGKCKELHGHSYKLFVTVDREVDAESGMAIDFSDLKTIVREHVVNRLDHRYINEIIDNPTAERMAVWCWQQLTRGLDGLVEIELHETENCSVIYRGE; encoded by the coding sequence ATGAAGGTCCGACGACGATTCCCGTTCGAGGCGGCTCATAAGCTTCCCAATCATCCGGGCAAGTGCAAAGAGCTCCACGGCCACTCCTACAAGTTGTTCGTCACCGTCGATCGCGAGGTCGATGCCGAGAGCGGCATGGCCATCGACTTCTCCGACCTGAAGACCATCGTCCGCGAGCACGTCGTGAATCGGTTGGATCATCGCTACATCAATGAGATCATCGACAACCCGACCGCCGAACGGATGGCGGTCTGGTGCTGGCAGCAACTGACGAGAGGTCTCGACGGACTGGTCGAGATCGAGCTCCACGAGACGGAGAACTGCTCCGTGATCTATCGAGGCGAGTAA
- the folB gene encoding dihydroneopterin aldolase: MRDRIFVEGIKFHGYHGLTRMEREVGCRLSIDVSLTFDLEASGRGDNVHRTIDYRKVHACVIELGRGSSHKLLESFAVAVLDRLFDDFAAEEIRITVRKETPVLDGIVDSVGVEIFRDRKAWNRNRE; encoded by the coding sequence TTGCGCGACCGAATCTTCGTCGAAGGAATCAAGTTTCACGGCTACCACGGCCTGACGCGGATGGAGCGTGAGGTCGGCTGTCGCCTGTCCATCGACGTCTCGCTGACCTTCGACCTTGAGGCCTCCGGTCGCGGAGACAATGTGCATCGGACCATCGACTACCGCAAGGTCCACGCGTGCGTGATCGAGCTCGGTCGCGGTTCTTCGCACAAGTTGCTGGAGTCGTTCGCCGTCGCCGTCCTCGATCGCTTGTTCGACGACTTCGCCGCCGAGGAGATCCGCATCACGGTCCGCAAGGAGACCCCGGTGTTGGACGGCATCGTGGATTCGGTCGGTGTCGAGATCTTTAGGGATCGCAAGGCCTGGAACCGGAATCGCGAATGA
- a CDS encoding threonine synthase — protein sequence MKSTLEWLECSRCKAAFDVDRLQTVCTHCRSVLLARYRLDEAARTLDRGSLTGRANNLWRYREVLPGGSDVLTLGEGLTPLRRASFIGTANGMNQLWIKDESVNPTGSFKARGMATAVTMARELGARHLALPSAGNAGGAAAAYGALAGLAVDLYLPVWTPEPFRLEAAAHGATIHLVDGDIADCGVHVREGKARHGWFDLSTLWEPYRLEGKKTMGYELAEQLDWKLPDVIVYPTGGGTGLIGMWKAFEEMEQLGLIEVGQRPRMVVVQAEGCAPMVRAFEEGVERATRWENPRTYASGLRVPAAIGDHLILRAVRDSRGTALAVTEREMAKAQLAICRGEGIFAAPEGGATLAAAQKLVDIGWIDSHETVVLFNTGSGLKYPEIPGLRVP from the coding sequence TTGAAATCCACACTCGAATGGCTGGAGTGCTCCCGTTGCAAGGCGGCCTTCGACGTCGATCGTCTGCAGACCGTCTGCACGCATTGCCGGAGTGTGCTGCTGGCGCGGTACCGGTTGGACGAGGCCGCCCGCACACTGGATCGCGGCTCCCTGACCGGTCGCGCCAACAACCTCTGGCGCTACCGCGAGGTGCTACCGGGAGGCTCGGACGTCCTGACCCTCGGCGAGGGGCTGACGCCCTTGCGCCGCGCCAGCTTCATCGGTACGGCGAACGGCATGAACCAGCTGTGGATCAAGGACGAGTCGGTCAACCCGACGGGATCGTTCAAGGCCCGCGGGATGGCGACCGCGGTCACGATGGCTCGAGAGCTTGGAGCCCGGCATCTCGCGTTACCGTCGGCGGGAAACGCCGGTGGGGCGGCGGCGGCCTACGGTGCGCTGGCCGGTCTGGCGGTGGATCTGTACCTGCCGGTGTGGACCCCGGAGCCCTTCCGACTGGAGGCGGCGGCCCACGGTGCCACGATCCATCTGGTCGATGGCGATATCGCCGACTGTGGCGTCCACGTCCGCGAGGGCAAGGCACGTCACGGCTGGTTCGACCTGTCGACACTCTGGGAGCCGTATCGACTAGAGGGCAAGAAGACGATGGGCTACGAACTGGCCGAGCAGCTGGACTGGAAGCTACCGGATGTCATCGTCTATCCCACCGGTGGCGGCACGGGTCTGATCGGCATGTGGAAGGCGTTCGAGGAGATGGAGCAGCTCGGGTTGATCGAAGTCGGCCAGCGTCCCCGGATGGTCGTCGTGCAAGCCGAGGGCTGTGCACCGATGGTGCGGGCCTTCGAGGAGGGTGTCGAGCGGGCGACCCGCTGGGAGAACCCGCGGACCTACGCCAGCGGCCTGAGGGTTCCGGCGGCGATCGGCGATCATCTGATCCTGCGGGCGGTCCGCGACTCTCGGGGCACCGCGTTGGCGGTCACCGAACGCGAAATGGCCAAGGCTCAACTGGCGATCTGTCGTGGCGAGGGGATCTTCGCCGCGCCCGAGGGGGGTGCCACCCTCGCGGCCGCCCAGAAGCTCGTGGACATCGGTTGGATCGATTCCCATGAGACCGTCGTCCTCTTCAACACGGGCAGCGGGTTGAAGTATCCGGAGATTCCCGGCCTGCGGGTTCCCTGA
- a CDS encoding matrixin family metalloprotease, producing the protein MRRNTSLICLVWALGVALAPVAASTSIYMTPEALAERATVVVEGQVTRIASGPDANGLRVATYIDLDIDQVHRGPADLTGLTVREAGGVAGDLVLEIDAAPHYTVGERVFVFLEAADDGALRTVGMFYGKYSLAGSDSDDVEPARRDLADRGRIFRAPLRDGDDDVAPVEEIDKRSLVSLTASMATPRHQRQGRLESAASTDNWRPRPVEYDAIDWQRIEEWQPTPATDRGFASDLTTYELDDQDLRPRFVALSSSNPARWVQSDSGSAVVIDVDPTGNPLGNDAQATAEMVRAFDAWNDVPESRLLLSLGNGNDNFVATHAQSPAAAYPDRSVILFDDPYNDISNPSGCSGVLAIGGYWRTTSMAGMVNGVNFHPVLRLYVIFNNNFSCFLGDADNLAEVAAHELGHGIGLGHSWVFDALMRSSAYGGRGPRLGDDDLDAAHCHYPHAVGMVTPNGGEQLTVGETYGIQWSASAESSGDPGSVRLQLSTDGGQAWSTIADGTANDGWYDWTVPDTPGTDMRVRVVRPARMGANPSLYDEFCSDDVSNSSFEIVAASPTEPGDIDLGSLRLEPSGFGDVRVSWEAGCSTSISGYTVYEGSLATLRGGQYQVTAAVCDAGLDLEEVLTPSGADRFYLVVPHDASREGGLGVDSDGTLRPAPSSPCRASTTGSSCS; encoded by the coding sequence GTGCGACGCAACACCTCTCTCATCTGCCTCGTGTGGGCGCTCGGCGTCGCCCTGGCTCCGGTGGCCGCCTCCACGTCCATCTATATGACACCGGAGGCGTTGGCCGAGCGCGCAACCGTCGTCGTCGAAGGCCAGGTCACCCGGATCGCGTCGGGGCCCGACGCCAACGGTCTGCGGGTGGCGACCTACATCGATCTCGACATCGATCAGGTCCATCGCGGACCCGCAGACCTGACAGGTTTGACCGTGCGCGAAGCGGGTGGCGTTGCCGGCGATCTGGTCCTCGAGATCGACGCCGCCCCCCACTACACGGTCGGCGAGCGTGTCTTCGTCTTTCTCGAAGCCGCGGACGACGGCGCCCTGCGAACCGTCGGTATGTTCTACGGTAAGTACAGCCTTGCGGGATCCGACAGCGATGACGTCGAGCCGGCCCGTCGAGACCTGGCCGATCGTGGTCGGATTTTCCGCGCACCGCTACGCGACGGCGACGACGACGTGGCCCCGGTCGAGGAGATCGACAAGCGGTCGCTGGTCTCCCTGACCGCCAGCATGGCGACGCCTCGACATCAGCGTCAGGGTCGTCTGGAATCGGCCGCGTCGACCGACAACTGGCGACCACGACCGGTGGAGTACGACGCCATCGACTGGCAACGGATCGAGGAGTGGCAGCCCACACCGGCCACCGACCGCGGCTTTGCCTCCGACCTGACGACCTACGAACTGGACGACCAGGATCTTCGCCCGCGATTCGTGGCGCTATCTTCCAGCAACCCCGCGCGCTGGGTTCAGTCCGACAGCGGCAGCGCCGTCGTGATCGACGTGGACCCGACAGGCAACCCCCTCGGCAACGACGCCCAGGCGACGGCCGAGATGGTCCGCGCCTTCGATGCGTGGAATGATGTCCCCGAGTCCCGCCTGCTGCTATCCCTCGGCAACGGCAACGACAACTTCGTCGCGACCCACGCACAGAGTCCGGCCGCCGCCTATCCCGACCGCAGCGTCATCCTGTTCGATGATCCGTACAACGACATCAGCAATCCCAGCGGCTGCTCCGGCGTCCTCGCCATCGGCGGCTACTGGCGAACCACCTCCATGGCCGGCATGGTCAACGGCGTCAACTTCCACCCCGTGCTGCGTCTCTACGTCATCTTCAACAATAACTTCTCGTGCTTCCTCGGTGACGCCGACAACCTGGCGGAGGTCGCCGCTCACGAGCTCGGTCATGGGATCGGTCTGGGTCACTCCTGGGTCTTCGACGCGCTGATGCGGTCGTCGGCCTACGGCGGTCGTGGCCCGCGTCTGGGTGACGACGATCTCGACGCCGCCCACTGTCACTACCCACACGCGGTGGGGATGGTCACACCGAACGGCGGCGAACAGCTGACCGTCGGCGAGACGTATGGGATCCAGTGGAGCGCCAGCGCAGAGAGCAGCGGCGACCCCGGAAGCGTCCGACTGCAACTTTCCACAGACGGCGGTCAAGCCTGGAGCACGATCGCCGACGGCACCGCCAACGACGGCTGGTACGACTGGACGGTTCCCGACACGCCGGGCACCGACATGCGGGTGCGGGTCGTCCGTCCCGCACGCATGGGCGCGAATCCCTCATTGTACGACGAGTTCTGTAGCGACGACGTCTCCAACAGCTCCTTCGAGATCGTCGCGGCGTCGCCTACCGAGCCCGGCGATATTGACCTCGGCTCGTTGCGTCTGGAACCCAGCGGCTTCGGCGACGTGCGTGTCAGCTGGGAGGCCGGCTGCTCGACGTCGATCTCCGGCTATACGGTCTACGAGGGCAGTCTGGCCACGCTTCGTGGCGGCCAGTACCAGGTGACGGCGGCCGTCTGCGACGCCGGCCTCGATCTCGAAGAAGTGCTCACTCCGTCCGGTGCGGATCGGTTCTATCTGGTGGTCCCCCACGACGCCTCCCGCGAAGGTGGGCTGGGGGTCGACTCGGATGGCACCCTGCGACCCGCACCGTCTTCGCCCTGCCGGGCTTCGACGACGGGGTCCAGCTGCTCCTAA
- a CDS encoding CRTAC1 family protein, with amino-acid sequence MRDSCLKLLVTCSLLGTLACTPPTEPQEDTPEPWFQEDAAARGLTFVHRSGHDGRYLMPEAAAGGGGLFDMDNDGDLDAYLVQSGSLTDPAKRTPGNQLFENLGDGRFREVQDSGAGAGSGYGMGVACGDVDDDGDVDLYVTNFGPNTLLLNDGSGKFVDATDVAGVGHDGWGTSAGFFDYDRDGDLDLFVANYLNWQESTELDCANPMGEPDYCSPLNYDSPSMDTLYRNDGEGRFTDVTVAAGLDAGFGNGLGFVFGDFSGDDWLDIFVANDGIGDQLWVNQQDGTFIDRALVAGVAVDLEGGVPKAGMGVTAGDVDDDGDLDLMVCNLVDETDSVYRNEGEYFSDVTARTGLGLVSRRYTRFGLGWVDFDLDGEFDLFQANGKVMRSPSSLAEDGFAEINLLFKGRDQGSFDEVLPRGGTTEPLIAASRAAAFGDIDDDGAPDILVVNKDQRAHLLMNVHEDVGNWVRFRVLERSGRDAEGAVLFASVGDHTERQDVRSGYSYLACNDPRVTFGLGEATKIDALEILWVDGTRQTLGAFDVNQTHTIQRD; translated from the coding sequence GTGCGGGATAGTTGTCTTAAGTTGCTCGTGACGTGCTCGTTGCTCGGGACGTTGGCCTGTACGCCGCCGACGGAGCCCCAGGAAGACACGCCGGAGCCGTGGTTCCAGGAGGATGCCGCAGCCCGCGGTCTGACTTTCGTCCATCGCTCGGGTCACGATGGTCGCTACCTGATGCCCGAGGCGGCGGCCGGTGGCGGCGGTCTGTTCGACATGGACAATGACGGTGACCTGGACGCCTATCTGGTGCAGAGCGGCAGTCTCACCGACCCCGCAAAACGAACCCCCGGAAACCAGCTATTCGAGAACCTCGGCGACGGTCGCTTCCGCGAGGTGCAGGACAGCGGCGCAGGCGCCGGCAGTGGTTACGGGATGGGTGTCGCGTGCGGCGACGTGGACGATGACGGCGATGTGGATCTTTATGTCACCAACTTCGGACCCAACACGCTGCTGCTGAATGACGGTAGCGGCAAGTTCGTCGACGCCACCGACGTCGCCGGTGTGGGGCATGACGGTTGGGGCACCAGCGCGGGCTTCTTCGACTACGATCGTGACGGCGACCTGGATCTCTTCGTGGCCAACTACCTGAACTGGCAGGAGTCCACGGAGCTGGACTGCGCCAACCCGATGGGGGAGCCGGACTACTGTAGCCCGCTGAACTACGACTCACCGTCGATGGATACTCTCTATCGCAATGATGGTGAAGGACGATTCACCGATGTGACGGTGGCCGCCGGTCTCGATGCGGGCTTCGGCAACGGGCTTGGTTTTGTGTTCGGCGATTTCAGCGGCGACGACTGGTTGGATATCTTCGTGGCCAACGACGGGATCGGCGATCAGTTATGGGTCAACCAGCAGGACGGGACGTTCATCGACCGTGCATTGGTGGCGGGGGTTGCGGTCGACCTGGAAGGTGGCGTGCCGAAGGCCGGCATGGGTGTGACTGCAGGAGACGTCGACGATGACGGCGACCTGGACCTGATGGTCTGTAACCTCGTGGACGAGACCGACTCGGTCTATCGGAACGAGGGGGAGTACTTCTCGGATGTGACGGCCCGTACCGGCCTGGGACTCGTCAGCCGTCGCTACACACGCTTCGGGCTCGGCTGGGTGGACTTCGACCTGGACGGCGAGTTCGATCTCTTTCAGGCCAACGGCAAGGTGATGCGTTCGCCATCGAGTCTTGCCGAGGACGGCTTCGCCGAGATCAACCTCCTGTTCAAGGGCAGAGACCAGGGTTCCTTCGATGAGGTCCTTCCCCGGGGCGGGACCACCGAACCCCTCATCGCGGCCAGCCGGGCGGCGGCATTCGGCGACATCGACGACGACGGGGCTCCCGATATCCTGGTCGTGAACAAGGACCAGCGGGCGCATCTGCTGATGAACGTCCACGAGGATGTCGGCAACTGGGTCCGCTTTCGTGTGTTGGAGCGGTCCGGTCGGGATGCCGAGGGGGCCGTGTTGTTCGCCTCGGTCGGCGATCACACCGAACGTCAGGACGTTCGCTCCGGTTACAGTTACCTCGCCTGCAATGACCCGAGGGTGACCTTCGGGCTGGGTGAAGCCACGAAGATCGATGCCCTCGAGATCCTGTGGGTCGACGGCACGCGACAGACGTTAGGCGCGTTTGACGTCAATCAAACCCACACGATCCAACGGGATTAG
- a CDS encoding tetratricopeptide repeat protein gives MGRKIRGLWIVVGLGLGLLLSPGCGPSAPEALGPIPRPADMSALDSTVAALVQQMLLDVEKDTSNPEPRTRLAMVYQANELFVESAATFVQSLTLDAEQPVAWYHLARLQHREGDLEAAIESMGRSIALQPDYVPSYWRRGGWHFELGDVDRAATDFDRALELNPGNVQARLGRVRVTLEKGQAEEALVAAREILRKDPTHSLANLLAGNAYRQLGDMTRAEYHLKRGGGSQVIRDDLWSNDVLRYRVGYGAQVQLAIQLANDGQNDVALQMLQSLRERNPDDVRVLAQMGQVLMRLGKNEKALVVLQDALDRHPENPRVHLELSAYYYVTRDAAGALRHAERSIELRPEQSLAHIRKGTALRALARNEDAVDALEEALRLDPGNPRVLETLGDCLATLKRWEPAAERYQEALQQQDQDADLHVRYGLVMLFAGNPAVAETALVRALELGPSQPDRVNQLLQQSRRQQQEGGGAG, from the coding sequence GTGGGGCGGAAGATTCGCGGACTCTGGATCGTCGTGGGGCTCGGCCTGGGGCTCCTGCTCTCGCCTGGCTGTGGCCCCTCGGCACCCGAAGCGCTCGGACCGATCCCTCGGCCGGCGGATATGAGTGCCCTGGATTCGACCGTCGCCGCTCTGGTGCAACAGATGCTCCTGGACGTCGAGAAGGACACGTCCAACCCGGAGCCACGGACCCGGCTGGCCATGGTCTATCAGGCCAACGAGCTGTTCGTAGAATCGGCGGCGACTTTCGTGCAGTCCCTGACCCTGGACGCCGAGCAGCCGGTGGCGTGGTACCACCTGGCTCGACTCCAACATCGCGAAGGCGATCTGGAGGCGGCCATCGAGTCGATGGGACGCTCCATCGCGTTGCAGCCGGACTACGTCCCCAGCTACTGGCGTCGTGGCGGTTGGCATTTCGAACTGGGCGATGTGGATCGTGCGGCGACGGACTTCGATCGCGCGCTCGAACTGAACCCCGGAAACGTGCAGGCCCGCCTGGGTCGTGTGCGCGTGACCCTCGAGAAAGGGCAGGCCGAAGAGGCGCTGGTCGCGGCCCGGGAGATCCTGCGAAAAGATCCCACCCATTCGTTGGCCAACCTGCTGGCTGGCAACGCCTACCGGCAGCTCGGCGACATGACGCGGGCCGAGTACCACCTCAAGCGGGGCGGCGGATCCCAGGTCATCCGTGACGATCTCTGGAGCAACGACGTCCTGCGTTATCGCGTGGGCTACGGTGCCCAGGTCCAGTTGGCGATCCAGCTGGCCAACGACGGGCAGAACGACGTCGCGTTGCAGATGCTGCAGTCCCTGCGTGAGCGTAACCCCGACGACGTCCGTGTGCTGGCACAGATGGGGCAGGTCCTGATGCGGCTCGGGAAGAACGAGAAGGCCCTCGTCGTCTTACAGGACGCGCTGGACCGTCACCCCGAGAACCCGAGGGTCCATCTGGAGCTGTCGGCCTACTACTACGTGACCCGTGACGCGGCCGGCGCGTTGCGTCACGCCGAACGATCCATCGAGTTGCGGCCGGAGCAGAGCCTCGCCCACATCCGCAAGGGGACCGCGCTCCGTGCACTGGCGCGGAACGAGGACGCGGTGGACGCTCTCGAGGAGGCGCTACGACTCGATCCGGGGAATCCGCGGGTTCTGGAGACGCTGGGCGACTGCCTGGCTACGCTCAAACGTTGGGAGCCGGCGGCCGAACGCTACCAGGAGGCGCTCCAGCAGCAGGATCAGGATGCCGACCTTCATGTTCGTTACGGGCTGGTGATGTTGTTCGCCGGCAATCCCGCCGTCGCCGAGACCGCGCTGGTGCGTGCGTTGGAACTGGGGCCGAGTCAGCCGGACCGTGTCAACCAATTGCTCCAGCAGTCCAGGCGACAGCAGCAAGAGGGTGGCGGTGCGGGATAG
- a CDS encoding MGMT family protein, translated as MKRKPRPIRTADRLHGDQRDTAEAGTGAFAAVYAMVRRIPRGHVMTYGQIANEIEDRLSPRAVGWALNGCPSDVPWQRVVNATGGCSTDRLADSPRGLQRALLEEEGIAFRDNGTLDLLTYRWIPAD; from the coding sequence ATGAAGCGTAAGCCGAGGCCCATCCGGACCGCGGACCGTCTGCACGGGGATCAACGCGACACCGCCGAAGCCGGCACGGGTGCCTTCGCGGCGGTTTATGCGATGGTCCGCCGAATCCCACGCGGTCACGTCATGACCTATGGACAGATCGCCAACGAGATCGAGGATCGACTCTCGCCCCGTGCGGTGGGCTGGGCGCTGAATGGCTGCCCGTCGGATGTCCCCTGGCAACGGGTGGTCAACGCGACCGGAGGCTGCTCCACCGATCGACTTGCCGACAGCCCCCGGGGACTTCAGCGAGCGCTACTGGAAGAGGAAGGGATCGCCTTTCGTGACAACGGGACGCTGGACCTTCTGACCTACCGCTGGATCCCCGCGGACTAA
- the tyrS gene encoding tyrosine--tRNA ligase: protein MSQSIFADVDEQLALLERGSVDLFRRDELKQKLQDSRKNERPLLVKVGFDPTAPDLHLGHTVLLRKMRHFQDLGHRVIFVIGDFTGRIGDPSGRSKTRPALSNEEILANAETYKRQCFKVLDPDETEIRFNSEWLDELGSDGFVRLAARYNVARMLERNDFKKRYNAGQSISIHEFLYPLAQAYDSVYLKADVELGGTDQLFNLNVGRDIMPGYDLPPQVVLTTPLLEGLDGIEKMSKSLDNYVGVEEDPVQVFGKLMSISDDLMWRYYELCTDVSLDGIAEMRRLSEDGTLHPKKAKEGLAARIIAGFHGEAAAQKAREEFSRVFQNKGTPEDVPEFTFAVGDGKTFLPQLLADTRLASSKTEANRLLKQGAVAIDGERVGEGTFERAVAGGDAWLVKVGKRRFARIRFEG from the coding sequence TTGAGCCAATCGATTTTCGCCGACGTCGACGAGCAACTCGCACTCCTCGAGCGGGGCTCGGTGGACCTGTTCCGGCGTGACGAGCTGAAGCAAAAACTTCAGGACTCCCGCAAGAACGAGCGGCCGCTGCTGGTCAAGGTGGGCTTCGATCCGACGGCGCCGGATCTGCATCTCGGTCATACCGTGCTGCTGCGAAAGATGCGTCACTTTCAGGATCTCGGTCACCGGGTGATCTTCGTCATCGGCGACTTCACGGGACGCATCGGCGATCCCAGCGGTCGATCGAAGACGCGGCCGGCCCTGTCCAACGAGGAGATCCTCGCCAACGCCGAAACCTACAAGCGGCAGTGCTTCAAGGTCCTCGACCCCGACGAGACGGAGATTCGCTTCAACAGCGAATGGCTCGACGAGTTGGGCTCTGACGGCTTCGTTCGTCTGGCGGCACGCTACAACGTTGCGCGGATGTTGGAGCGCAACGACTTCAAGAAACGTTACAACGCCGGCCAGTCGATCTCGATTCACGAGTTTCTCTACCCGTTGGCCCAGGCCTACGATTCGGTCTATCTGAAGGCGGATGTCGAGCTGGGTGGCACCGATCAACTGTTCAACCTGAACGTCGGGCGGGATATCATGCCCGGCTACGATCTTCCGCCGCAGGTCGTACTGACGACGCCGCTACTCGAGGGACTCGACGGCATCGAGAAGATGTCCAAGTCTCTCGACAACTACGTCGGTGTCGAGGAGGACCCCGTCCAGGTTTTCGGCAAGTTGATGTCGATCAGCGACGACCTGATGTGGCGTTACTACGAGCTCTGTACGGATGTATCGCTGGACGGCATCGCGGAGATGCGAAGGTTGTCGGAAGACGGCACGCTCCACCCGAAGAAGGCCAAGGAGGGGCTGGCCGCACGAATCATCGCCGGGTTCCATGGCGAGGCGGCGGCACAGAAGGCGCGGGAAGAGTTCAGCCGGGTCTTCCAGAACAAGGGCACACCCGAGGACGTCCCGGAGTTCACCTTCGCTGTCGGCGACGGCAAGACCTTCCTGCCACAACTTCTGGCGGACACCCGACTGGCCAGTTCCAAGACCGAGGCCAACCGTCTTCTCAAGCAAGGCGCAGTGGCCATCGACGGGGAGCGGGTCGGCGAGGGCACGTTCGAGCGGGCGGTCGCCGGGGGGGACGCCTGGCTGGTCAAGGTGGGCAAGCGCCGCTTCGCGCGCATCCGCTTCGAGGGTTAG
- the radC gene encoding DNA repair protein RadC, with amino-acid sequence MYGARRQDRTRQRRRPRHLCERLRGQGVEALTQDELLGLVLALEVQPVQRAQAVTRMIGEHGIEAIRGWPLDRLRAESGLPLEPAARLQATVELGRRLVGDQPEPRRPRIGGPSDAWGHLRELGRQTKEHLVGLYLDPQNGMIHRETISVGSLNITRAHPREILHPAIVHLAFGFLLAHNHPSGCRDPSPEDIEFTRSVASAAELLGIELFDHLVVTRDGYTSLRERGLL; translated from the coding sequence GCGTCATCTGTGCGAACGGCTGCGTGGGCAGGGCGTCGAGGCCCTGACCCAGGACGAGCTGCTGGGACTGGTCCTGGCGCTTGAGGTGCAACCGGTCCAGCGGGCGCAGGCGGTGACCCGCATGATCGGGGAGCACGGCATCGAGGCCATCCGCGGCTGGCCCCTCGACCGTCTCCGCGCCGAGTCGGGGCTGCCGCTGGAGCCCGCCGCAAGGTTGCAGGCGACGGTGGAGTTGGGACGACGGCTCGTAGGCGACCAACCGGAACCCCGGCGTCCGCGGATCGGCGGCCCGTCCGATGCCTGGGGACACCTCAGGGAGCTGGGTCGGCAGACCAAGGAGCATCTGGTCGGGCTCTACCTGGATCCCCAGAACGGGATGATCCATCGCGAGACGATCTCCGTCGGCAGTCTGAACATCACCCGGGCCCATCCAAGAGAGATTCTTCATCCCGCCATCGTCCATCTGGCGTTCGGGTTCCTGCTGGCCCACAACCATCCGAGCGGCTGCCGGGACCCGTCGCCGGAGGATATCGAGTTCACCCGAAGCGTCGCGTCGGCGGCCGAACTGCTGGGTATCGAACTGTTCGATCATCTGGTCGTCACCCGCGACGGCTACACCAGCCTGCGGGAGCGGGGACTCCTCTGA